In the Salinisphaera sp. T31B1 genome, one interval contains:
- the rplX gene encoding 50S ribosomal protein L24: MSSKRIRTGDEVVVTSGKDRGRRGTVTRILGDKIIVEGINLAKKHVKPDPNAGIQGGIEEKEMPLHVSNVMLYNPDTKKGERVGFKFLGEGAERRKVRIFKSSGEVVDA, from the coding sequence ATGAGCTCCAAACGTATTCGCACCGGTGACGAAGTCGTCGTGACGTCGGGCAAGGATCGCGGTCGCCGCGGTACCGTCACCCGTATTCTGGGCGACAAGATCATCGTCGAAGGCATCAATCTCGCGAAGAAGCACGTCAAACCCGACCCGAACGCCGGGATCCAGGGCGGCATCGAAGAAAAAGAGATGCCGTTGCACGTGTCGAACGTGATGCTTTACAACCCCGACACCAAGAAGGGTGAGCGGGTCGGTTTCAAATTCCTGGGCGAGGGTGCCGAGCGCCGCAAGGTGCGCATCTTCAAATCGTCCGGCGAAGTCGTCGACGCGTAG
- the rplR gene encoding 50S ribosomal protein L18, giving the protein MHKKTISRLRRARRARMHMRTLGAHRLSVHRTPQHIYAQISAPDGSRTLVCASTVEKSLREDLGQTGNCDAARAVGRAIAERAKAAGVEKVAFDRAGFAYHGRVKALADAARESGLQF; this is encoded by the coding sequence ATGCACAAGAAGACGATTTCGCGACTGCGCCGTGCCCGCCGGGCGCGCATGCACATGCGGACCCTGGGCGCACACCGCCTGTCGGTACACCGCACGCCGCAGCATATTTATGCCCAGATTTCGGCGCCGGATGGATCACGCACGCTCGTGTGTGCGTCGACGGTCGAGAAGTCGCTGCGCGAGGACCTGGGGCAGACCGGCAATTGCGATGCGGCACGGGCTGTCGGTCGCGCGATCGCCGAGCGAGCCAAGGCGGCCGGCGTGGAGAAGGTGGCCTTTGATCGTGCCGGGTTCGCCTATCACGGTCGCGTGAAGGCGCTGGCCGACGCAGCCCGCGAAAGCGGCCTGCAGTTCTAA
- the rpsD gene encoding 30S ribosomal protein S4, translated as MAKYTGPKCKLSRRAGTDLLLKGRGRSLEGKCKIDTPPGAQGTQRRQRLSDYALQLREKQKLRHMYGVLERQFRNYYKKAASQKGATGVLLLQQLESRLDNVVYRMGFASTRAEARQLVNHKAVAVNEYPVNIPSYQVKAGDVVAIRNKAKHQPRILESLQVASQLGLSDWVEVDEKGLKGTFKSVPDRDQVLPDINENLVVELYSK; from the coding sequence ATGGCGAAATATACGGGACCGAAATGCAAGCTGTCGCGCCGCGCGGGGACTGACCTGCTGCTCAAGGGCCGCGGCCGCTCGCTGGAAGGCAAGTGCAAGATTGATACGCCGCCGGGTGCGCAAGGTACGCAGCGTCGGCAGCGACTGTCGGACTACGCACTCCAGCTCCGCGAGAAGCAGAAGCTGCGGCACATGTACGGCGTGCTGGAACGGCAGTTCCGGAACTACTACAAGAAGGCCGCCTCGCAGAAAGGCGCAACCGGCGTGCTGCTGCTGCAGCAGCTGGAATCCCGGCTCGACAACGTCGTTTACCGCATGGGCTTCGCCTCGACGCGCGCCGAAGCGCGTCAGCTGGTCAACCACAAAGCGGTTGCGGTCAACGAGTATCCGGTGAACATTCCGTCCTATCAGGTCAAGGCGGGCGACGTGGTCGCCATCCGCAACAAGGCCAAGCACCAGCCGCGGATACTCGAGTCCTTGCAGGTCGCCTCGCAGCTCGGTCTGAGCGATTGGGTCGAGGTGGACGAAAAAGGCCTCAAGGGTACGTTCAAATCCGTGCCCGATCGCGATCAGGTGCTGCCTGATATCAACGAGAACCTGGTCGTCGAGCTTTACTCGAAGTAA
- the rpmD gene encoding 50S ribosomal protein L30 — protein MASKQIKVTLIKSPTGRVARHRACIRGLGLRRMHHTVSVMDTPENRGMINKVVDMLAIEES, from the coding sequence ATGGCCAGCAAGCAGATCAAGGTTACTCTCATCAAAAGTCCCACCGGCCGTGTGGCGCGTCACCGCGCCTGTATTCGCGGCCTGGGTCTGCGTCGGATGCATCATACGGTCAGTGTGATGGATACGCCGGAAAACCGCGGCATGATCAACAAGGTCGTTGACATGCTCGCGATCGAGGAGTCGTGA
- the rplF gene encoding 50S ribosomal protein L6, translated as MSRVAKAPVALPSGVECNVSARDVRVKGKNGELSFRLPDGVDLEVADGEARAKPTGRKLNMAMAGTVRAVVANMVKGVNEGFERKLELVGVGYRAQASGDTLNLSLGLSHPVAYKMPAGVSVATPSNTEIVLTGADKQVVGQAAAEIRNYRPPEPYKGKGIRYSDERVVRKDAKKK; from the coding sequence ATGTCCAGAGTAGCGAAAGCCCCAGTGGCGCTGCCCAGCGGTGTGGAGTGCAATGTCTCGGCACGCGATGTCCGCGTCAAAGGCAAGAACGGCGAGTTGTCGTTCCGGCTGCCTGATGGCGTGGACCTCGAAGTGGCCGACGGTGAAGCACGCGCCAAGCCGACCGGTCGTAAACTGAATATGGCCATGGCCGGCACCGTGCGAGCGGTCGTCGCGAACATGGTCAAGGGCGTCAACGAAGGGTTCGAGCGCAAACTCGAGCTTGTGGGCGTCGGTTATCGCGCGCAGGCCTCGGGCGATACGCTCAACCTCTCGCTGGGCCTGTCGCACCCGGTGGCTTACAAGATGCCAGCGGGTGTGAGCGTTGCTACGCCGAGCAACACCGAGATCGTGCTGACCGGCGCTGACAAGCAGGTCGTCGGCCAGGCGGCCGCGGAGATCCGCAACTACCGCCCGCCGGAACCCTACAAGGGCAAAGGCATTCGGTATTCGGACGAGCGCGTTGTCCGCAAGGACGCGAAGAAGAAATAA
- the rpsM gene encoding 30S ribosomal protein S13, producing MARIAGVNLPINKHAVVALTSLYGVGFTRAREICSAADVATDTKIKDLTEGEVEALRSAVQQYTIEGDLRREVSMNIKRLMDLGCYRGLRHRRGLPVRGQRTKTNSRTRKGPRRPIRR from the coding sequence ATGGCACGAATCGCTGGAGTCAACCTCCCGATCAACAAGCATGCGGTCGTGGCGTTGACGTCGCTCTACGGCGTCGGGTTCACGCGGGCGCGTGAAATCTGCAGCGCCGCCGATGTTGCGACCGACACCAAGATCAAGGATCTCACCGAAGGTGAAGTCGAGGCGCTGCGCTCCGCCGTGCAGCAGTACACGATCGAAGGCGATTTGCGGCGTGAGGTGTCGATGAACATCAAGCGCCTGATGGATCTCGGTTGCTACCGCGGTCTGCGTCATCGTCGTGGGTTGCCTGTCCGCGGGCAGCGCACCAAGACCAATTCGCGCACGCGCAAGGGCCCGCGTCGGCCCATTCGCCGCTAG
- the rpoA gene encoding DNA-directed RNA polymerase subunit alpha: MQSSELLKPRLVEVERASDRRAKIALEPLERGYGHTLGNAIRRILLSSIPGAAITEVKIDGVLHEYTTVEGMQEDVIDVLLNLKNVAVRMHARDEAELHLHKKGEGPVTAADITTEHDVEIVNPDLVIAHLTSGELRMSMKVRRGRGYEPAQSKSEPGEEDTGASEIGALRLDASFSPIRRVSYAVERARVEQRTDLDKLVLDIETNGSVEPEDAVRTAAATLYDQLSVFVDLEAQEESSRKGETGKVNPALLKPIEDLELTVRSTNCLKAEDIHYVGDLVQRTETELMRTPNLGKKSLTEISEVLAEHGLKLGMAVENWPPAELEKA; encoded by the coding sequence ATGCAGTCCAGTGAATTGCTGAAACCGCGCCTGGTCGAGGTGGAGCGCGCGAGCGATCGCCGCGCCAAGATCGCGCTCGAGCCGCTCGAGCGCGGATACGGCCATACGCTCGGCAACGCGATCCGGCGTATTCTGCTGTCGTCGATTCCCGGCGCAGCCATCACGGAAGTAAAGATCGACGGTGTGCTTCATGAGTACACCACGGTCGAAGGTATGCAGGAAGACGTCATCGACGTGCTGCTGAACCTGAAGAACGTCGCGGTGCGGATGCACGCTCGCGACGAGGCCGAATTGCATCTTCACAAGAAGGGTGAAGGTCCGGTCACCGCCGCCGATATCACGACCGAGCACGACGTCGAGATCGTGAACCCTGATCTGGTGATCGCGCATCTGACCAGCGGCGAGCTGCGGATGAGCATGAAGGTCCGCCGCGGACGTGGCTACGAGCCGGCTCAGAGCAAGTCTGAGCCCGGCGAAGAAGATACTGGTGCCAGCGAGATCGGTGCGCTTCGTCTGGACGCGTCGTTCAGCCCGATTCGTCGGGTGAGCTATGCGGTTGAGCGCGCACGTGTCGAGCAGCGCACCGACCTCGATAAGCTGGTGCTGGATATCGAGACCAACGGTAGCGTCGAGCCCGAGGACGCCGTCCGTACGGCCGCAGCGACGTTGTACGATCAGCTGTCGGTCTTTGTGGACCTCGAGGCTCAGGAGGAATCCAGCCGCAAGGGCGAGACCGGCAAGGTCAACCCGGCGCTGCTCAAGCCGATCGAAGACCTCGAACTGACGGTTCGTTCGACCAATTGTCTCAAGGCCGAGGATATTCACTACGTCGGGGATCTGGTCCAGCGCACGGAGACCGAGCTGATGCGTACGCCCAACCTCGGCAAGAAATCGTTGACCGAGATCAGCGAAGTGCTCGCCGAGCACGGCCTCAAACTGGGTATGGCAGTCGAGAACTGGCCGCCGGCCGAACTCGAGAAGGCCTAG
- the rpsE gene encoding 30S ribosomal protein S5 — protein MATRNEQRTEGDLLEKLITVNRVAKVVKGGRQFGFTALTVVGDGEGRVGFGYGKAREVPLAISKAMEAARKSMIRVQLKDGSTVQHAIVGWHGATKVIIRPASEGTGVIAGGGMRAVFEVAGVGNVLAKSYGSRNPINIVRATINGLRNMHDPEFIAAKRGKSVEEITA, from the coding sequence ATGGCAACACGTAACGAACAACGCACCGAAGGCGATCTGCTCGAGAAACTGATCACCGTCAATCGCGTGGCCAAGGTGGTCAAGGGCGGCCGACAGTTCGGTTTCACCGCGCTGACCGTGGTGGGCGACGGCGAAGGGCGCGTCGGCTTTGGCTATGGCAAGGCCCGCGAAGTGCCACTGGCTATTTCCAAGGCTATGGAAGCCGCGCGCAAGAGCATGATCCGCGTGCAGCTCAAGGACGGATCGACTGTCCAGCATGCGATCGTCGGTTGGCACGGCGCGACCAAGGTCATCATCCGCCCGGCCTCCGAGGGTACGGGTGTGATCGCCGGTGGCGGCATGCGCGCCGTGTTCGAAGTGGCCGGGGTGGGCAACGTGCTCGCCAAGAGCTATGGCTCGCGGAATCCGATCAATATCGTGCGTGCGACCATCAACGGTCTGCGCAACATGCACGATCCGGAGTTCATCGCGGCCAAGCGCGGCAAGTCCGTCGAAGAAATTACCGCTTAA
- the rpsK gene encoding 30S ribosomal protein S11: MATGTSSSTRTRKARARRNVTDGIAFVYATFNNTIITISDRQGNVLAWCTSGSCGFKGSRKSTPFAAQVAAERAGEGAAQWGVKNLEVRVKGPGPGREAAVRSLNGSGFKVTSIIDVTPIPHNGCRPPKKRRV; encoded by the coding sequence ATGGCGACAGGGACCTCTTCCTCCACCCGCACGCGCAAGGCGCGCGCGCGTCGTAACGTCACGGACGGCATCGCCTTCGTGTATGCGACGTTCAACAACACGATCATCACCATATCCGATCGTCAAGGCAACGTGTTGGCGTGGTGCACGTCCGGTAGCTGCGGTTTCAAGGGCTCGCGGAAGAGCACGCCGTTTGCTGCCCAGGTCGCCGCAGAGCGCGCCGGTGAAGGCGCCGCTCAGTGGGGTGTGAAGAACCTGGAAGTGCGGGTCAAGGGGCCCGGCCCCGGTCGTGAGGCAGCCGTGCGCTCGCTCAATGGTTCGGGCTTCAAGGTCACGAGCATCATCGACGTGACGCCGATTCCGCACAACGGCTGCCGGCCGCCCAAGAAGCGCCGCGTCTAG
- the rpmJ gene encoding 50S ribosomal protein L36, with protein MKVRASVKKICRNCKVIRRNGAVMVICATDPRHKQRQG; from the coding sequence ATGAAAGTTAGAGCTTCGGTTAAGAAAATCTGCCGCAACTGCAAGGTGATCCGGCGCAATGGTGCGGTGATGGTCATCTGCGCGACCGACCCGCGGCACAAGCAGCGCCAGGGTTGA
- the secY gene encoding preprotein translocase subunit SecY, giving the protein MAKRPNNAAAGAGNMPNAGSLTEIRQRLLFLVGALIVFRIGTFIPVPGIDPAQLARLFEQQSGTILDVGVMFTGGALKRLSIFALGVMPYISASIIMQLMTATIPSLKDLKKEGEAGRRKITQYTRYGTVLLAGFQSIGTGVALWNQGIAQSGTSELSFIFTTAVCLTTGAMFLMWLGEQITERGVGNGISMIIFAAIVAGLPSAIGGTLDLVRTGELSVFFVIALFVGAMAVLAFVVFVERGQRRIPVHHAQRQRGRRMYAAQTQHLPLKLNMAGVIPPIFASSIILFPATIVRFLGEGGTVANWVSNAIAPGQPLYVLFYSVMIVFFCFFYTALVFDSRETADNLKKSGAFIPGVRPGIQTANYIDTVLTRLTVAGAVYVTAVCLLPELLILQYNVPFYFGGTSLLIIVVVVMDFMAQLQAHLMSHQYEGLMKKNNLKSQGRAGMLR; this is encoded by the coding sequence ATGGCAAAGCGGCCCAACAACGCAGCGGCCGGCGCGGGCAACATGCCCAACGCCGGGAGCCTTACGGAAATCCGTCAGCGCCTGCTGTTCCTGGTGGGCGCCTTGATCGTGTTTCGTATCGGCACCTTCATTCCGGTGCCGGGGATCGATCCCGCACAGCTGGCACGGCTGTTCGAGCAGCAGTCCGGGACCATTCTCGATGTCGGCGTAATGTTCACAGGCGGGGCGCTCAAGCGTCTGTCGATCTTCGCGCTCGGCGTGATGCCGTACATTTCGGCGTCGATCATCATGCAGTTGATGACGGCGACGATTCCGTCGCTCAAGGATCTCAAGAAGGAAGGTGAGGCTGGCCGGCGCAAGATTACCCAGTACACGCGCTATGGCACGGTACTGCTGGCCGGCTTCCAGTCGATCGGCACCGGTGTGGCGCTGTGGAATCAAGGGATTGCGCAATCGGGTACCAGTGAACTGAGTTTCATTTTCACCACCGCGGTCTGCCTGACCACAGGTGCGATGTTTCTCATGTGGCTGGGCGAGCAGATCACCGAGCGCGGCGTCGGCAACGGCATCTCGATGATCATCTTCGCGGCTATCGTTGCTGGTCTTCCGTCAGCAATCGGCGGCACACTGGATCTTGTACGGACCGGCGAGTTGAGCGTGTTCTTCGTCATCGCCCTGTTCGTAGGGGCAATGGCGGTGCTGGCCTTTGTCGTGTTCGTCGAACGCGGGCAGCGACGGATTCCGGTCCATCATGCCCAACGTCAGCGTGGGCGACGGATGTATGCCGCGCAGACTCAGCATTTGCCGCTGAAGTTGAACATGGCGGGCGTGATTCCGCCGATCTTCGCGTCGAGCATCATCCTGTTCCCGGCAACCATCGTCCGTTTCCTGGGCGAGGGCGGCACTGTGGCGAACTGGGTCTCGAACGCGATCGCCCCAGGGCAGCCGCTTTACGTGCTGTTCTATTCGGTCATGATCGTGTTCTTCTGCTTCTTCTATACCGCTTTGGTGTTCGATTCACGAGAGACCGCCGACAACCTCAAGAAGTCCGGCGCCTTCATTCCGGGTGTTCGCCCCGGGATTCAGACCGCGAACTATATCGACACGGTGCTGACACGATTGACCGTGGCAGGCGCGGTGTATGTCACCGCGGTCTGCCTGTTGCCTGAGCTTCTGATCCTGCAATACAACGTCCCCTTCTATTTCGGTGGCACGTCACTGCTGATCATCGTGGTGGTCGTGATGGATTTCATGGCTCAGTTGCAGGCACACCTGATGTCGCATCAGTACGAAGGCCTGATGAAGAAGAACAATCTGAAATCGCAGGGCCGCGCCGGCATGCTCCGCTAA
- the rpsN gene encoding 30S ribosomal protein S14, with translation MAKKSMIARDRKRMKTVAKYAAKREAIKARINDPEATPEERFAASQELQALPRDASPTRVTRRCLATGRPRGVYRKFGLSRNKLREAAMRGEVPGLVMSSW, from the coding sequence ATGGCAAAGAAAAGCATGATCGCCCGCGATCGCAAGCGCATGAAGACGGTGGCGAAGTACGCTGCCAAGCGCGAAGCGATCAAGGCTCGTATCAACGACCCGGAAGCTACGCCGGAAGAGCGGTTCGCCGCTTCGCAGGAGCTTCAGGCGTTGCCGCGGGACGCAAGCCCTACGCGTGTGACGCGTCGCTGCCTGGCCACTGGTCGGCCGCGTGGCGTGTATCGCAAGTTCGGGTTGTCGCGCAACAAGCTGCGTGAAGCAGCGATGCGCGGCGAAGTGCCCGGCCTCGTCATGTCCTCCTGGTAA
- the rplQ gene encoding 50S ribosomal protein L17, which translates to MRHRKSGTNLGRESSHRAAMMKNMSSSLFKHELIRTTLPKAKELRRVAEPLITLAKTDSVANRRLAFARLRDKQAVGKLFGELGQRYAQRPGGYLRILKCGYRPGDNAPMAYVELVDRPMVDDADEDEAATQDA; encoded by the coding sequence ATGCGTCATCGCAAGAGCGGTACCAATCTGGGGCGTGAGTCGTCGCACCGCGCCGCCATGATGAAGAACATGTCCTCGTCGCTGTTCAAGCACGAGCTTATTCGCACGACCCTGCCCAAGGCCAAGGAATTGCGCCGTGTCGCCGAGCCGTTGATCACGCTGGCCAAGACCGACAGCGTGGCCAACCGTCGCCTGGCGTTCGCACGGCTGCGCGACAAGCAGGCCGTGGGCAAGCTGTTCGGCGAGCTGGGCCAGCGGTATGCGCAGCGTCCGGGCGGTTATCTGCGGATTCTCAAGTGCGGCTACCGGCCGGGCGACAACGCGCCCATGGCGTATGTCGAGCTGGTCGATCGGCCGATGGTCGACGATGCCGACGAAGACGAGGCGGCGACTCAGGACGCGTAA
- the rpmC gene encoding 50S ribosomal protein L29 — translation MKAKELREKSPEELNKELLALRREQFNLRMQQATGQLTQTHQFGAIRRDIARIKTVLRDAAK, via the coding sequence ATGAAAGCGAAGGAATTGCGCGAGAAATCGCCGGAAGAATTGAACAAGGAGCTGCTGGCGCTGCGTCGTGAGCAGTTCAACCTGCGCATGCAGCAGGCCACCGGTCAGCTGACGCAGACGCACCAGTTCGGGGCGATCCGTCGCGATATCGCGCGGATCAAGACCGTACTCCGCGATGCGGCCAAATAG
- the rpsQ gene encoding 30S ribosomal protein S17 yields the protein MSETSEINNTATERNQRLLAGKVVSNAMDKTIVVLIERRTQHPLYGKYIRRSTKLKAHDPDNTCQVGDFVEIAEGRPVSRSKAWSLHRVVEKAGEFDTAG from the coding sequence ATGAGCGAAACCAGCGAAATCAATAACACGGCGACCGAGCGCAACCAGCGTCTGCTGGCCGGCAAGGTGGTCAGCAATGCGATGGATAAGACCATCGTCGTGCTGATCGAGCGTCGTACGCAGCATCCGCTGTACGGCAAGTACATTCGTCGCAGCACCAAGCTGAAGGCGCACGATCCGGACAACACGTGTCAGGTCGGGGATTTCGTCGAAATCGCCGAAGGTCGTCCGGTGTCGCGCAGCAAGGCCTGGTCGTTGCATCGCGTGGTCGAAAAGGCCGGCGAATTCGACACCGCAGGATAA
- the rplO gene encoding 50S ribosomal protein L15: protein MKLNDLHPAEGSRPVGKRVGRGPGSGLGKTAGRGHKGQKSRSGGYTKMGFEGGQMPLQRRVPKRGFRSPVDATAEVRLDSLSKLEGEVDLAALKKAGLVPRDARRAKVIASGEISSAVTLKGVAASAGAVKAIEGAGGSVSE, encoded by the coding sequence ATGAAACTCAACGATCTTCATCCTGCCGAGGGCTCCCGCCCGGTCGGCAAGCGCGTGGGTCGCGGCCCCGGCTCCGGCCTCGGCAAGACTGCCGGGCGTGGCCACAAGGGCCAGAAATCGCGTTCGGGCGGTTACACGAAAATGGGCTTCGAAGGCGGCCAGATGCCCCTCCAGCGGCGTGTGCCCAAGCGCGGCTTTCGCAGCCCCGTGGATGCCACCGCCGAAGTGCGGCTGGACAGCCTGAGCAAACTCGAGGGCGAAGTCGATCTGGCTGCGCTGAAAAAAGCAGGCCTGGTGCCGCGTGATGCGCGCCGTGCGAAGGTCATCGCCTCGGGCGAGATTTCTTCTGCGGTAACGCTCAAGGGCGTGGCGGCCAGCGCCGGCGCAGTTAAGGCGATCGAAGGCGCCGGCGGCAGCGTTTCCGAATAA
- the rpsH gene encoding 30S ribosomal protein S8, with amino-acid sequence MSMTDPIADMLTRIRNGQSADKESVEMPASKLKMAIAKVLEDEGYISGFERVEEDGKAQLRVRLKYFQGHGVIEHIERVSKPGLRVYRSKGEIPDVVGGLGISIVSTSQGVMTDRAAREAGHGGEVLCFVS; translated from the coding sequence ATGAGTATGACTGACCCAATTGCCGACATGTTGACCCGTATTCGTAACGGGCAGTCGGCAGATAAGGAAAGCGTCGAAATGCCGGCCTCCAAGCTCAAGATGGCGATTGCCAAGGTGCTTGAGGATGAAGGCTATATTTCCGGCTTCGAACGTGTCGAAGAAGACGGCAAGGCGCAGTTGCGCGTCCGTCTGAAGTATTTTCAGGGCCACGGCGTGATCGAGCACATCGAGCGTGTGTCCAAGCCGGGGCTGCGCGTCTATCGCAGCAAGGGCGAGATCCCCGACGTCGTTGGCGGACTGGGTATCTCGATCGTGTCGACATCGCAGGGTGTGATGACCGACCGGGCCGCGCGTGAAGCCGGCCATGGCGGTGAAGTTCTCTGCTTCGTGTCGTAG
- the rplP gene encoding 50S ribosomal protein L16, with the protein MLQPKRTKFRKVQKGRNRGLAQRGNEVSFGEYGLKAVERGRLTARQIEAARRAMTRHIKRGGKTWIRVFPDKPVTKKPIEVRMGKGKGNVEYWVAKVQPGSMLYEMEGVSREIAQEAFRLAASKLPVKTAFVERKIL; encoded by the coding sequence ATGTTGCAACCCAAACGTACGAAATTCCGCAAGGTCCAGAAAGGCCGCAACCGCGGTCTGGCCCAGCGCGGCAATGAAGTCAGCTTCGGCGAGTACGGCCTGAAGGCCGTTGAACGCGGACGCCTGACCGCGCGTCAGATCGAGGCGGCTCGTCGGGCCATGACACGCCATATCAAGCGTGGCGGGAAAACCTGGATCCGCGTGTTTCCCGACAAGCCGGTTACCAAGAAGCCTATCGAGGTTCGTATGGGTAAGGGCAAGGGCAACGTCGAATACTGGGTGGCCAAGGTTCAGCCGGGTTCCATGCTGTACGAGATGGAAGGCGTGAGCCGCGAGATCGCACAGGAGGCATTTCGCCTGGCGGCTTCGAAGCTGCCGGTGAAGACGGCCTTTGTCGAACGCAAGATTCTGTAG
- the rplN gene encoding 50S ribosomal protein L14 has translation MIQTESVLNAADNSGARRVQCIKVLGGSHRRYARVGDIIKVSVKDAIPRGRVKKGDVMNAVVVRTRHGVRRADGSLIRFDTNAAVLLNQNNEPVGTRIFGPVTRELREKFMRIISLAPEVL, from the coding sequence ATGATCCAGACAGAATCGGTACTCAACGCAGCCGATAACAGCGGTGCCCGCCGTGTCCAGTGCATCAAGGTACTGGGCGGGTCGCATCGCCGTTACGCGCGTGTCGGCGACATCATCAAGGTCAGCGTCAAGGACGCCATACCGCGGGGTCGCGTCAAGAAGGGCGACGTCATGAACGCTGTTGTCGTTCGTACGCGCCATGGCGTGCGCCGTGCGGACGGGTCCCTGATCCGTTTCGACACGAACGCCGCCGTGTTGCTGAACCAGAACAACGAGCCGGTCGGCACCCGTATCTTCGGGCCGGTCACTCGTGAGCTGCGCGAGAAATTCATGCGGATCATCTCGCTTGCGCCGGAGGTGCTATGA
- the rplE gene encoding 50S ribosomal protein L5 — MDNAEQIPAPRLKAVYAEQIVPQLVEKFGYSSPMAAPRIVKITLNMGVGEAVSDRKVIESAMGDMAKIAGQKPVMTRARKSIAGFKIREGWPIGCKVTLRRTQMYEFLDRLVNVSLPRIRDFRGLNPRAFDGRGNYSLGVREQIVFPEIDYDRVDTLRGMDIVISTSARNDEEGRALLDGFNFPFRK; from the coding sequence ATGGACAATGCAGAACAGATTCCTGCGCCCCGTCTGAAAGCGGTGTATGCCGAACAGATCGTGCCGCAGCTGGTCGAGAAGTTCGGCTACAGCAGCCCGATGGCGGCCCCGCGCATCGTCAAGATCACGCTCAACATGGGCGTGGGCGAAGCGGTCTCGGATCGCAAGGTCATCGAATCCGCGATGGGCGACATGGCCAAGATCGCCGGTCAGAAGCCGGTGATGACGCGGGCGCGCAAGTCGATCGCTGGCTTCAAGATCCGCGAAGGCTGGCCGATCGGCTGCAAGGTAACGCTGCGTCGGACGCAGATGTACGAATTTCTCGATCGGCTGGTCAACGTGTCGCTCCCGCGTATCCGCGATTTCCGCGGGCTGAATCCGCGGGCGTTTGATGGTCGCGGCAATTACAGCCTCGGGGTGCGCGAGCAGATCGTGTTCCCGGAAATCGACTACGACCGCGTGGATACGCTGCGCGGCATGGATATCGTCATCTCGACGAGCGCACGTAACGACGAAGAGGGACGGGCGCTGCTGGACGGGTTCAACTTCCCGTTTCGCAAATAG